From the Leptospira biflexa serovar Patoc strain 'Patoc 1 (Paris)' genome, one window contains:
- a CDS encoding winged helix-turn-helix transcriptional regulator, translating into MSVQKKRSDCPISSSLDIWGDKWSLLIIRDLMHQKQCTYGDFLKSKEGIATNILATRLQMLEENGLIQKKEHPENKTKVLYQLTDKGIDLLPVLIEIQIWAESYFEIPKEIKERIKPFKKDKETVIKKAMKEMKREGST; encoded by the coding sequence ATGTCCGTACAAAAAAAAAGATCAGATTGTCCGATTAGTTCTTCCCTTGATATTTGGGGCGATAAATGGTCTCTTCTCATCATTAGAGACCTAATGCATCAAAAACAATGCACTTATGGGGATTTTTTAAAATCAAAAGAAGGCATTGCGACCAATATTCTTGCCACAAGGCTTCAGATGTTGGAAGAAAATGGATTGATTCAGAAAAAGGAACATCCAGAAAACAAAACGAAAGTTTTATACCAACTCACAGACAAAGGGATTGATTTGTTGCCTGTTCTCATTGAGATCCAAATTTGGGCCGAATCCTATTTTGAGATCCCAAAAGAAATCAAAGAACGAATCAAACCATTCAAAAAAGACAAAGAAACGGTGATTAAAAAAGCGATGAAAGAAATGAAACGGGAAGGTTCAACTTAG
- a CDS encoding NADP-dependent oxidoreductase, producing MKAFTINRYNKHQNLQLTEVSDPILNDHDVLVQIHAAGINLLDSKLKSGEFKLILPYQLPLILGHDFAGIILKVGPKVQKFKIGEEVFGRVRDFRIGTFAEQIAVSEDDIAKKPKHLTMEEAASIPLVGLTSWQALVENANIQKGQKVFIQAGSGGVGTFAIQLAKVLGAEVATTTSHSNFELVKRLGADTIIDYKTTDFESILKDYDVVIHSQDGKTLHKSLRILKPGGKLISISGPPDINFAKEMKFPWFLQFVIRMLSLSANKKAKERNVQYSFLFMKANGSQLNQISNLINEGRIQPVIDKIYPFEALNDALAYVESGRAKGKVVVKML from the coding sequence ATGAAAGCATTCACCATCAACCGATACAATAAACACCAAAACCTGCAACTCACAGAAGTATCTGATCCCATCTTAAACGATCATGATGTTCTTGTACAAATTCATGCGGCAGGTATTAATCTTTTGGATTCCAAACTAAAGAGTGGCGAATTCAAGCTGATTTTACCTTATCAATTGCCACTCATTTTGGGTCATGATTTTGCAGGAATCATTTTGAAAGTCGGTCCCAAAGTTCAGAAATTTAAGATAGGAGAAGAAGTGTTTGGACGAGTGAGAGACTTTAGAATTGGAACTTTTGCAGAACAAATTGCAGTCAGTGAAGATGATATCGCAAAAAAACCAAAACATTTGACGATGGAAGAAGCTGCTTCCATTCCACTTGTTGGTCTTACTTCTTGGCAGGCATTGGTAGAAAATGCAAACATTCAAAAAGGGCAAAAGGTTTTCATCCAAGCAGGTTCTGGTGGGGTTGGAACGTTTGCCATCCAATTAGCAAAGGTTTTAGGAGCAGAGGTCGCCACAACAACGAGTCATTCTAATTTTGAACTTGTAAAACGTTTAGGCGCCGATACCATCATTGATTACAAAACAACTGATTTTGAATCCATTCTGAAGGACTATGATGTCGTGATCCATAGCCAGGATGGAAAGACTCTCCATAAATCACTGCGAATCTTAAAACCTGGTGGGAAACTCATTTCGATCTCAGGACCTCCTGATATCAATTTTGCAAAGGAAATGAAATTTCCATGGTTCTTACAATTTGTGATCCGAATGCTCAGCCTTTCAGCAAACAAAAAAGCAAAGGAACGGAATGTTCAATATTCCTTCCTTTTTATGAAAGCTAACGGAAGCCAATTGAACCAAATCTCAAACCTAATCAATGAAGGAAGGATTCAGCCGGTGATCGACAAAATTTACCCGTTTGAAGCACTCAACGATGCCTTGGCCTATGTGGAAAGTGGACGTGCCAAAGGGAAAGTTGTGGTTAAAATGCTGTAG
- a CDS encoding class I SAM-dependent methyltransferase gives MDHLNSLREECPLTKTCDWKPLYHTTGTYSGLSIYECQTCKLQTLYPRPNQEELYTQDYYQGKAEYSYIDEREQKPFFRYVWKARIQNIKRYVKAGHFLDIGSSFGGFLEVAKEEGYTIQGVEISEYAANFANANKIPTFNGSLYEAQFPSEHFSVITLVEVIEHIENPNRFFLELTRILKPGGLLLLQTANFEGWQAKEEGSHYHYYMPGHVYYYSDTILKKILTGLGFGSFVSYFGVDFPLMAKLKKARGSFQNGKDYLHWFRISFYHFRSKWKRKGYPLTSSYVLYAFKK, from the coding sequence ATGGATCATCTGAATTCTTTAAGAGAAGAATGCCCACTCACAAAAACCTGTGATTGGAAACCATTGTATCATACAACAGGAACCTATTCTGGATTGTCCATATACGAGTGCCAAACTTGTAAACTGCAAACATTATACCCAAGACCAAATCAAGAAGAACTGTACACACAAGACTATTACCAAGGCAAGGCAGAGTATTCCTACATTGATGAAAGGGAACAAAAACCATTCTTTCGGTACGTCTGGAAAGCGCGGATCCAAAACATCAAACGTTACGTGAAAGCTGGCCATTTTTTAGACATTGGGTCCTCTTTTGGTGGGTTTTTGGAAGTGGCGAAAGAAGAAGGTTATACCATACAGGGAGTGGAAATTTCTGAATATGCGGCAAATTTTGCCAATGCCAATAAGATCCCCACATTCAATGGAAGTTTGTACGAAGCCCAATTCCCGTCAGAACATTTTAGCGTGATCACACTCGTGGAAGTGATAGAACACATTGAAAATCCCAATCGGTTTTTCTTGGAACTCACACGAATCTTAAAACCAGGTGGACTCCTCCTCTTACAAACTGCGAATTTTGAAGGTTGGCAGGCCAAGGAAGAAGGAAGCCATTACCATTATTATATGCCAGGCCATGTCTATTATTACTCCGACACCATTCTAAAAAAGATATTGACTGGCCTTGGATTTGGCAGTTTCGTATCTTACTTTGGTGTGGATTTTCCTTTGATGGCAAAACTGAAAAAAGCACGTGGGTCATTCCAGAATGGGAAAGACTACCTCCACTGGTTTCGGATTTCCTTTTACCATTTTCGATCCAAATGGAAACGGAAAGGATACCCCCTCACATCAAGTTACGTTTTGTACGCTTTTAAAAAATAG
- a CDS encoding toxin-antitoxin system YwqK family antitoxin — protein sequence MSFIFHFFLIMILSVGVSNLIAQSRTFHKNGKVFFEGYLQNGELEGQGKIYHDNGNVHQEGFFNGNQLNGQGKIFYENGKIHKEGIFKNDQFVSGKEYNEDGTLMEE from the coding sequence ATGAGTTTTATCTTTCATTTTTTCTTAATAATGATCCTTTCCGTTGGAGTTTCCAATCTGATCGCGCAATCGAGAACCTTCCATAAAAATGGAAAGGTTTTCTTTGAAGGTTACCTTCAAAATGGTGAACTCGAAGGTCAGGGGAAAATTTACCACGACAATGGAAATGTTCATCAAGAGGGATTCTTTAACGGAAATCAACTAAATGGACAAGGAAAAATCTTTTATGAAAATGGCAAAATTCATAAGGAGGGAATCTTTAAAAACGATCAATTTGTCTCTGGTAAAGAATACAATGAAGATGGCACTCTCATGGAAGAGTAA
- a CDS encoding rod-binding protein: MDIHKIQDYSGRLSRSHDESILHRMKTLGDPKRNEIPKEGVSEFQNLLETHEGLMGKVSSSSLRVPQNIREEISIDPYRKKLYDASVEFESVFVKMMLKEMKNTIHKEKLIDGGYAEEIFEDLLYDEYAKNISQNESMGLAEEIYKQMSQSLPPVKKNPYL, translated from the coding sequence ATGGACATTCACAAAATCCAAGACTATTCAGGTAGGCTTAGCCGTTCTCATGATGAATCCATTCTCCATCGAATGAAGACTCTCGGTGACCCGAAAAGGAATGAAATTCCAAAAGAGGGAGTTTCTGAGTTTCAGAATTTATTAGAAACCCATGAGGGACTTATGGGTAAGGTGAGTTCTTCTTCCTTACGAGTTCCACAAAACATTCGTGAGGAGATCTCAATCGATCCCTATCGTAAAAAACTATATGATGCATCCGTAGAATTTGAATCGGTGTTTGTGAAAATGATGTTAAAAGAAATGAAAAACACCATCCACAAAGAAAAACTCATCGATGGTGGGTATGCAGAAGAGATCTTTGAAGATCTGTTATACGATGAATATGCAAAAAATATCTCTCAAAATGAATCCATGGGCCTAGCAGAAGAGATTTACAAACAGATGTCACAATCCCTTCCGCCCGTGAAAAAAAATCCTTACCTTTAA
- a CDS encoding class I SAM-dependent methyltransferase produces the protein MKNVWDKHYERPKSKLTFPDENLVRLLSKIEPQKKTALDFGCGSGRHSYLLQNFGYEVIACDNAKTTIDQLKEVEASIDWIHTPDLHLPFAPNTFGVIVSWGVFHYNKREDASQLVQSLSDSLVPGGYLLGSIRAEGDTHLGLKHGTMKLEDLSGGYAETYSLSELQHFLSLFQEVSIGYSERTPLGKLEERICHWFFLAKK, from the coding sequence ATGAAAAATGTCTGGGACAAACACTACGAAAGGCCTAAATCCAAACTGACCTTTCCTGATGAAAATTTAGTACGTTTGCTCTCAAAAATTGAACCACAAAAAAAAACAGCTCTCGATTTTGGATGCGGTTCCGGAAGGCACAGTTACCTTTTACAAAATTTCGGATATGAAGTCATAGCCTGTGACAATGCAAAAACCACAATCGACCAATTGAAAGAAGTCGAAGCGTCTATTGATTGGATCCATACTCCCGATCTACATTTACCTTTTGCTCCTAATACGTTTGGTGTGATCGTGAGTTGGGGTGTATTCCATTATAACAAACGAGAAGATGCGAGTCAGTTAGTCCAATCCTTGTCTGATTCGCTTGTACCTGGAGGGTATTTACTTGGTTCCATACGTGCAGAAGGAGACACTCACTTAGGATTAAAACATGGAACGATGAAGCTTGAAGATCTTAGCGGTGGTTATGCGGAAACTTACTCACTTTCAGAACTTCAACATTTCCTTTCCCTATTCCAGGAAGTCTCCATCGGATATTCGGAACGTACACCGCTTGGTAAGTTAGAAGAAAGAATTTGCCATTGGTTTTTCCTTGCTAAAAAATAA
- a CDS encoding flagellar basal body P-ring protein FlgI yields the protein MNHLQSLPTRKENLSLVSLLSKHKLSSAFLKSFMIFLLLIGGNTPIFSVETRLKDLVRMDAVRENQLTGFGLVVGLNGTGDTKNPLTEEALQNYLSGLGVNTKKNLRDAKNTASVLITANVPVNLKEGDKIDIVVSSLGDARSLEGGVLLQSPLKAANGETIAVASGILVFGGKEKKRGADKKSGSNTALVPMGAILEKSIPNAPIMKSVKLTLLEKDYTTMGAIVDAITSELSVVPEVVSPTEVLVPLPTSPNTTGPNGELVSGAPKLDLNFLSKLENLTINSSPVARVVINERTGTIVMGANIAIDEVAISQQGLTIQIANRDKARYFFPIQEEGKGESVFVLKESTQVSDVVGALNKVGASTKDIISILEALKKQGALKAELVIQ from the coding sequence ATGAACCATTTACAAAGTTTGCCCACTCGGAAGGAAAACCTTTCTCTAGTTTCCCTTTTATCGAAACATAAACTTTCCTCCGCATTTCTTAAATCTTTCATGATCTTCCTACTTTTGATAGGGGGAAACACTCCCATCTTTTCAGTAGAAACTAGACTGAAAGACTTAGTGCGAATGGATGCGGTGCGAGAAAACCAACTCACAGGATTTGGTCTGGTGGTAGGACTGAATGGAACGGGGGATACCAAAAACCCTCTCACAGAAGAAGCCTTACAAAATTATCTCAGTGGTCTTGGCGTGAATACCAAGAAGAACCTAAGGGATGCGAAAAACACAGCATCTGTTCTTATCACCGCCAATGTTCCTGTCAATCTGAAGGAAGGAGATAAAATTGATATCGTCGTATCTTCCCTTGGTGATGCTCGGTCTCTTGAAGGTGGAGTTTTGTTACAATCCCCACTGAAAGCGGCAAACGGGGAAACCATTGCGGTTGCCTCCGGTATACTTGTGTTTGGTGGAAAAGAGAAAAAAAGAGGAGCAGATAAAAAATCGGGTTCCAATACGGCCCTTGTTCCCATGGGTGCGATCTTAGAAAAATCGATTCCCAATGCTCCGATCATGAAATCAGTCAAACTCACTTTACTCGAAAAAGATTATACCACTATGGGTGCAATCGTGGATGCCATCACTTCGGAACTTTCCGTTGTACCCGAAGTGGTTTCTCCCACTGAAGTCCTTGTCCCTTTGCCCACATCCCCAAACACAACAGGTCCCAATGGGGAACTCGTCTCAGGGGCACCAAAACTAGATCTCAATTTTTTATCCAAATTGGAAAACCTTACCATTAACTCCTCACCTGTGGCCCGGGTTGTCATCAATGAACGAACAGGGACCATCGTCATGGGAGCAAACATTGCCATCGATGAAGTTGCCATCTCCCAACAAGGTCTCACCATTCAGATTGCCAATCGGGACAAGGCCCGTTATTTTTTCCCCATCCAAGAGGAAGGCAAGGGGGAATCGGTGTTTGTTTTGAAAGAGAGCACACAGGTTTCCGATGTGGTGGGTGCCTTAAATAAAGTTGGGGCTTCCACAAAGGATATTATCTCCATTTTAGAAGCCTTAAAAAAACAGGGCGCGCTCAAAGCAGAACTTGTGATTCAGTAA
- a CDS encoding ATP-grasp domain-containing protein has product MKQLNGSYLSIGAGENQIPLIRAAKGRGLKVIAVDTNPMAPGLNESDIKILESTHEYRKILHAMSKVPLPYKLLGVGSRSYGKAVYTVSYLAEKLKLRGNPRDSTNLFLDKEKFKLVVSKYGIPVPKSIPNLGTNKTKDKKPELLFPIIAKPKEGSGKKGISVLESEVEYKKFTKSRIHESFLLETYTPGDEVTVLGFVINKRFYIISLTDKITTGLPNFIEVAHIAPSEHISMAGELKMICQSIVTASKLKTGPFVAEFKITKNKECILIEAAPEVGGEFIADQLLPAHYGYDYFKDLLSVTIGEKTRPEFLKTSKKGTIHSAILFTLPTTKQKKMAELSPFVPNVYETVFFQKQLIPNGTPLESFEGNHKRTGVTGISTKQFISAKDWYSSLLDRLDL; this is encoded by the coding sequence ATGAAACAATTGAATGGAAGTTATCTCTCCATAGGAGCTGGAGAGAACCAAATCCCTCTCATTCGTGCAGCAAAAGGGAGAGGCCTTAAGGTCATCGCCGTGGATACAAACCCCATGGCACCGGGCCTAAATGAAAGTGATATTAAAATATTAGAATCTACTCATGAATATCGCAAAATTTTGCATGCGATGAGTAAGGTTCCCCTTCCTTACAAACTGCTTGGAGTTGGGTCACGGTCTTATGGAAAAGCTGTGTATACAGTCTCCTATTTAGCAGAAAAACTAAAACTACGTGGAAACCCACGAGACAGCACAAATCTATTTTTAGACAAAGAAAAATTCAAACTGGTAGTATCCAAATATGGGATCCCTGTGCCAAAGAGTATTCCCAATTTAGGGACAAACAAAACGAAGGACAAAAAACCTGAACTTCTTTTCCCAATCATCGCCAAACCAAAAGAAGGTTCTGGTAAAAAAGGAATTTCTGTTTTAGAATCAGAAGTCGAATATAAAAAATTCACAAAATCAAGGATTCACGAATCCTTTTTATTAGAGACTTACACTCCTGGGGATGAAGTCACTGTTCTTGGTTTTGTCATCAACAAACGTTTTTACATCATTTCTCTCACAGACAAAATCACTACAGGTTTGCCTAATTTCATCGAAGTGGCTCACATTGCCCCTTCCGAACATATTTCGATGGCAGGAGAGTTGAAGATGATCTGCCAAAGCATTGTGACGGCTTCCAAATTAAAAACAGGTCCGTTTGTGGCCGAATTTAAGATCACTAAAAACAAAGAATGTATTTTGATTGAAGCAGCTCCAGAAGTAGGTGGTGAATTCATTGCCGACCAACTATTGCCCGCCCATTACGGGTATGATTATTTTAAAGATCTTTTATCCGTAACCATCGGAGAAAAAACTAGACCAGAGTTCTTAAAAACTTCTAAAAAAGGGACAATTCATTCGGCAATCCTTTTCACTCTGCCAACCACCAAACAGAAAAAAATGGCAGAATTGTCTCCCTTTGTTCCCAATGTTTACGAAACAGTTTTTTTCCAAAAACAATTGATTCCCAATGGAACACCACTTGAATCATTTGAAGGAAACCACAAACGAACTGGAGTGACTGGAATTTCCACAAAACAATTCATCTCTGCAAAAGATTGGTATTCTTCTTTATTGGATCGATTGGACTTATGA
- a CDS encoding YhjD/YihY/BrkB family envelope integrity protein, translated as MSESMKPPLLVRLTTIPEGPGWKRRLIIGIRVLLVSVHRFMKDDCLIIGSSLAYTTIVTLIPTLTVALALITVASGIHTRQAEMVDEINSYLLRNNIQFDITPYLETLSDIISTATQIGAVGFVVFIFSATAVLRSLEKAFHIIWNIDLHRNFINKFVFYFFLISFGPLLFVVGKNITDTISDSVRSPHLKSIVATKHGEIWVAGEKGNIGAMRELNKSISFIPEASIDFENMLCIDTESVETGTCKKPNIRKENFFRIRSVGNDLFTISEEGTFLYSNDLGNHWKVHSLKGINVSDFGAIDFDTLFILTQDTRTLRYDLGKPFKEIKRFHDEGITPIRVRFFSEKDGFILDREGRLWKTSDGGTSFFPQEISQKPLNDISFLNRSIGFLVGDSGAIFKTTDGGYTWTDLSHRKYSYERVWVFVSPKKQDYDIFVLTSLGDILLSEDEGENWSVAYKGKAGMILDMLLLSKKKTSVEVDQSSKDTVAKETSSLSSITGEESIEIENQNEAESPNEGMLGIIGVGEFNKIIRVEDNGSGQTIWKKYQGGKRFFSLYSIFQILLPLLSLWLFFLLIFNIIPNTKVPIKASSIGAAVTGLILILFFWGFINIYLTSFTEKTMLVYKALAAIPIALLAIYSIALIILYGAEVTATLQFPDRYLLPKHPFDDIDSTLSYEFYKILQVLALTYTHQENKGELIKLTQLRKSLLLSEKELSQILDKLTDSKLIQITEDKRLTPMKLKEQVDLVSVYESTSSFKLGAPKERASLSPKLNESLSKLEDKWKEELKRTSFSEWV; from the coding sequence ATGAGTGAATCGATGAAACCCCCTCTACTTGTACGTTTGACTACCATACCAGAAGGACCTGGTTGGAAACGAAGGCTCATCATCGGCATTCGCGTTTTGCTCGTCTCTGTACATCGGTTTATGAAAGACGATTGCCTGATCATTGGTTCTAGTCTCGCTTATACTACCATTGTGACATTGATACCAACTCTTACGGTAGCACTTGCTCTCATCACGGTTGCATCAGGAATCCACACTCGACAGGCAGAGATGGTGGATGAAATCAATTCTTATCTCTTACGAAATAATATCCAATTTGATATCACACCTTATTTGGAAACACTTTCCGATATCATATCCACTGCGACTCAAATTGGAGCTGTTGGATTTGTTGTTTTTATTTTTTCAGCAACTGCCGTCTTGCGTTCGTTAGAGAAGGCATTTCATATCATCTGGAACATTGACCTCCACCGTAATTTTATCAATAAATTTGTATTTTATTTTTTTCTCATCTCCTTTGGTCCTTTACTCTTTGTGGTTGGGAAAAATATCACAGACACAATTTCTGATTCTGTGCGTTCGCCACATTTGAAATCCATTGTGGCAACAAAACATGGAGAGATATGGGTTGCAGGAGAAAAAGGAAATATTGGAGCGATGCGGGAACTTAACAAATCCATTTCCTTTATCCCCGAAGCCAGTATCGACTTTGAAAATATGCTCTGCATTGATACTGAATCTGTGGAAACGGGTACTTGCAAAAAACCTAATATCAGAAAAGAGAACTTTTTTCGCATCCGTAGTGTTGGAAATGATCTTTTTACCATCTCAGAAGAAGGAACGTTTTTATATTCCAATGATTTAGGGAACCATTGGAAGGTTCACTCTCTGAAAGGCATTAATGTTTCTGATTTTGGAGCCATTGACTTTGATACACTTTTCATTCTTACACAAGACACACGAACCCTTCGGTATGACTTAGGCAAACCATTCAAAGAAATCAAACGGTTTCATGATGAAGGCATTACACCCATTCGCGTTCGATTTTTTTCTGAGAAAGATGGATTCATTTTGGACCGAGAAGGAAGGTTATGGAAAACAAGCGATGGAGGGACTAGTTTTTTCCCACAGGAAATTTCCCAAAAGCCATTAAATGATATCTCATTTCTCAATCGAAGCATTGGATTTTTGGTAGGAGATAGTGGTGCGATTTTCAAAACCACTGATGGAGGTTATACCTGGACTGACCTAAGCCATAGAAAGTATTCTTATGAACGGGTCTGGGTATTTGTTTCACCGAAGAAACAAGACTATGATATCTTTGTTCTCACATCATTGGGAGACATTCTACTTTCGGAAGATGAAGGTGAAAACTGGTCTGTGGCATACAAAGGAAAAGCAGGTATGATCCTCGACATGCTCTTACTTTCCAAAAAGAAAACTTCAGTGGAAGTAGACCAAAGCTCCAAAGACACAGTTGCGAAAGAAACCTCCTCCCTCTCTTCCATCACAGGAGAGGAGAGTATTGAAATTGAAAACCAAAACGAAGCAGAAAGTCCCAATGAAGGGATGCTTGGCATCATTGGTGTGGGAGAATTTAATAAAATCATTCGAGTCGAAGACAATGGGAGTGGCCAAACCATTTGGAAAAAATACCAAGGTGGGAAACGATTTTTTTCTTTGTATTCGATCTTTCAGATTTTGTTACCTTTGTTATCACTGTGGTTGTTCTTTTTACTCATCTTTAACATCATTCCAAATACCAAGGTACCGATCAAAGCATCCTCGATAGGAGCGGCAGTCACTGGACTGATCCTCATCTTATTCTTTTGGGGGTTTATCAACATCTACCTAACATCATTTACCGAAAAAACGATGTTAGTCTACAAAGCACTTGCTGCCATCCCTATTGCCTTACTTGCGATTTATTCTATCGCGCTCATCATATTGTATGGGGCGGAAGTAACAGCTACCCTTCAATTCCCAGACAGGTATCTGCTTCCAAAACATCCGTTTGATGACATCGATTCTACTTTGTCCTACGAGTTTTATAAAATCTTACAAGTATTAGCCCTCACCTATACCCACCAAGAGAACAAAGGTGAACTCATCAAACTCACGCAACTTCGAAAATCACTGTTATTATCAGAAAAGGAATTATCTCAAATTTTAGATAAGTTGACCGATTCCAAACTCATCCAAATCACAGAAGACAAACGTCTTACTCCCATGAAACTCAAAGAACAAGTGGATTTGGTGTCTGTTTATGAAAGTACATCAAGTTTCAAACTTGGTGCTCCGAAAGAAAGGGCAAGCCTCTCGCCAAAACTTAACGAAAGTCTCTCTAAATTGGAAGATAAATGGAAAGAAGAACTCAAACGTACTTCTTTCTCTGAGTGGGTTTAA
- a CDS encoding flagellar hook-basal body protein: protein MLRGLYTGANGMISQQVRMDVVANNLANVDKTGFKKDTTVFKTFPEMLLHRYSEDGIGKTPMGSFDTSPVVGKLGFGAEVNEVYTRFEQGAVKKTDNIFDLMVQDQPGMEKPAFFTVLTNQGERLTRSGSFVLDKNGFVVTPQGFPLLGEKGPIQVNQGNFLVKENGEIYINAKLGTAPKDGTNFSENRFEEPVLLDKLKIRTVENPRHLDKVGDSFYADTPESGEPTAFPELLAPQVLQGYLEASNVSVVTEMVDMIEVNRAYEANSKTMQTQDSLLGRLFEIMR, encoded by the coding sequence ATGTTACGAGGACTCTATACTGGTGCGAATGGGATGATTTCCCAACAAGTGAGAATGGACGTGGTCGCAAACAATTTGGCCAATGTGGATAAAACGGGATTTAAAAAAGATACCACCGTCTTTAAAACCTTCCCCGAAATGTTATTGCACCGGTATTCAGAAGATGGAATTGGTAAAACCCCGATGGGATCGTTTGATACCTCACCAGTAGTCGGTAAACTAGGGTTTGGTGCCGAGGTGAACGAAGTGTACACTCGCTTCGAACAAGGGGCCGTGAAAAAAACCGACAATATCTTTGATCTTATGGTGCAAGACCAACCTGGGATGGAAAAACCTGCTTTTTTTACAGTACTAACGAACCAAGGGGAACGCCTCACACGAAGTGGGAGTTTTGTTTTAGATAAAAATGGATTTGTTGTGACTCCACAAGGGTTTCCACTTTTGGGTGAAAAAGGGCCCATCCAAGTGAACCAGGGGAATTTCCTTGTCAAAGAAAATGGTGAAATTTACATCAATGCAAAACTAGGAACCGCACCAAAAGACGGAACCAACTTTAGTGAAAACCGTTTCGAAGAACCAGTGTTACTTGATAAACTAAAAATTCGTACAGTCGAAAACCCGCGACACCTCGATAAAGTAGGGGATTCGTTTTACGCCGATACTCCTGAATCTGGAGAACCCACTGCTTTTCCAGAACTTCTGGCACCACAAGTATTACAAGGATACCTCGAAGCCTCCAATGTTTCGGTTGTTACGGAGATGGTGGATATGATTGAGGTCAATCGTGCCTATGAAGCCAATTCCAAAACCATGCAAACCCAAGATAGTTTACTTGGTCGTTTATTTGAAATTATGCGGTAG
- a CDS encoding SDR family NAD(P)-dependent oxidoreductase, with protein MKQTILITGASSGIGLLIANKLHNEGHTVIGTSRNPKAHASKFPFPLVELDLNEDQSIESFGKRLFSEIPKLDVLINNAGYLVSGLAEETSIGLGKKQFETNFWGTIKLTNQFLPYFRKQRSGKIITVGSFLGLIGLPTVGYYSASKHALEGYFKALRFEVKDFNIDVCMVEPMNFKTSIGENSVRSDLKIDDYDLLRKQTDNFSKQQFENSPTPEPVVDMILKVVSDKNPKFNHPVGKGVSFILFMQQYVYKVFENSILKQVHKAF; from the coding sequence ATGAAACAAACAATTCTCATCACAGGCGCTTCTTCAGGGATTGGACTTTTAATCGCAAACAAACTCCATAACGAGGGACATACTGTGATTGGTACTAGTCGCAATCCGAAAGCCCACGCTTCCAAATTCCCGTTTCCATTGGTGGAATTAGACCTGAACGAAGACCAATCCATAGAATCGTTTGGAAAAAGGTTATTCAGTGAAATCCCAAAATTAGATGTTCTTATCAATAACGCTGGTTACTTGGTATCGGGACTTGCAGAAGAAACTTCGATTGGATTAGGGAAAAAACAATTTGAAACAAATTTTTGGGGAACAATCAAACTCACCAATCAATTTCTTCCCTATTTTCGCAAACAACGTTCTGGAAAAATCATTACAGTTGGATCGTTTTTAGGATTGATTGGATTACCAACTGTCGGCTATTATTCGGCTTCTAAACATGCGTTGGAAGGTTATTTTAAGGCATTACGGTTCGAAGTAAAAGATTTTAACATTGATGTATGTATGGTAGAACCGATGAATTTCAAAACCAGTATAGGAGAAAATTCAGTTCGTTCTGATTTAAAAATCGATGATTATGATTTACTCCGAAAACAAACAGACAATTTTTCAAAACAACAATTTGAGAATTCTCCAACGCCAGAACCTGTTGTGGACATGATTCTAAAAGTGGTAAGTGATAAGAATCCGAAATTCAATCATCCAGTCGGAAAAGGAGTATCCTTTATCCTTTTTATGCAACAATATGTTTATAAAGTTTTTGAAAATTCAATTCTAAAACAAGTTCATAAGGCATTCTAA
- a CDS encoding RNA recognition motif domain-containing protein: protein MKLSIGNLPQTLTDEALEKLLSAHGKVTHLQIKRDKLTKVSLGYGTAEMADADAEKAIASLNGKELEGKKIVVVNQEELTKAQNEAQKKKGSPAVAKPTFGRNQTSGGGNTGVQRRGGSRGS, encoded by the coding sequence ATGAAGTTATCCATTGGAAACCTCCCCCAAACCCTTACGGACGAAGCCCTCGAGAAACTTCTTTCCGCTCATGGAAAGGTGACACACCTTCAAATCAAACGAGACAAACTCACCAAGGTTTCACTCGGGTATGGAACTGCCGAAATGGCGGATGCCGATGCGGAAAAAGCCATTGCGAGTTTGAACGGAAAGGAATTGGAAGGCAAAAAAATCGTCGTTGTCAACCAAGAAGAACTGACCAAAGCCCAAAATGAGGCCCAAAAGAAAAAAGGAAGTCCTGCTGTGGCAAAACCCACGTTTGGTCGAAACCAAACATCTGGCGGTGGCAATACAGGAGTCCAACGCCGAGGCGGTTCACGCGGGTCGTAG